The Falco rusticolus isolate bFalRus1 unplaced genomic scaffold, bFalRus1.pri scaffold_130_arrow_ctg1, whole genome shotgun sequence genome has a segment encoding these proteins:
- the LOC119141982 gene encoding polyunsaturated fatty acid lipoxygenase ALOX15B-like, translated as MLLGALEAGPISSRQVRVRLRGLRGGDSWRSFEDIQEALGAPGTPISGGFPSPTAGGNRCLTPPAEYVLQHWQDDAFFGAQYLSGVNPVLLRRCARLPPNFPVTPPMVAPSLGPATTLQREMEGGRVFLADYALLEGVPTGRIAGEPQFLAAPLCLLWLSPRGQLLPVAIQLSQQPGPQAPIFLPGDGPWGWALAKLWVRGAHFALHEMVTHLLHSHFLGEAFALATHRLPTCHPLYQLLLPHCCYTFHINILARETLLNPGGIIDQATALGREGTLELVARGTAALTYTELCVPDDLENRGVTDIPNYYYRDDALEIWGAIKSLVQGIVALYYPEDSDVAEDYELQDWVGEIFTYAALSNEKTGFPSKLRTRAELVKFVTMIIFCCSARHAAVNSGQYDYAAWMPNTPGTLRRPPPRTKEEATAELLLGTLPSPSATGALLALLSVVSYEGGEQRPLGSRPQELLTGAAPQQLLETFRRRLAAISRRIRRRNAGLALPYPYLDPACVQESVSI; from the exons ATGTTACTGGGAGCCCTAGAAGCAGGACCCATCTCCTCCCGCCAG gtCCGGGTGCGCCTGCGGGGACTTCGCGGTGGCGACTCCTGGCGCAGCTTTGAGGACATTCAGGAGGCGCTGGGGGCGCCCGGGACCCCCATCAGTGGTGGGTTCCCCTCCCCCACAGCGGGGGGAAACAG GTGCCTGACCCCCCCCGCAGAGTAcgtgctgcagcactggcaggaCGACGCCTTCTTCGGGGCGCAGTACCTGAGCGGGGTGAACCCCGTGCTGCTGCGCCGCTGCGCCCGCCTGCCCCCCAACTTCCCCGTCACCCCCCCCATGGTGGCACCCAGCCTCGGCCCCGCCACCACCCTCCAGCGCGAGATGGAG GGGGGCCGCGTGTTCCTGGCTGACTACGCGCTGCTGGAGGGGGTCCCCACGGGGCGCATCGCGGGGGAGCCCCAGTTCCTGGCCGcccccctctgcctgctctggctCAGCCCCCGCGGGCAGCTCCTGCCCGTCGCCATCCAG CTGTCGCAGCAGCCCGGCCCCCAGGCCCCCATCTTCCTGCCGGGGGACGGGCCGTGGGGGTGGGCGCTGGCCAAGCTGTGGGTGAGGGGCGCCCACTTTGCCCTGCACGAGATGGTCACCCACCTGCTGCACAGCCACTTCCTCGGGGAGGCCTTCGCCCTGGCCACCCACCGCCTGCCCACCTGCCACCCCCTCTACCAG ctcctgctgccccactgctgcTACACCTTCCACATCAACATCTTGGCCCGGGAGACGCTGCTGAACCCCGGGGGGATCATCGACCAG GCCACCGCCTTGGGGCGGGAGGGGACGCTGGAGCTGGTGGCCCGGGGGACGGCGGCGCTGACCTACACGGAGCTGTGTGTCCCTGATGACTTGGAGAACCGCGGGGTCACCGACATCCCCAACTACTACTACCGCGACGACGCCCTGGAGATCTGGGGGGCCATCAAGAG CTTAGTGCAGGGGATCGTGGCACTCTACTACCCCGAGGACAGTGATGTGGCCGAGGACTACGAGCTCCAGGACTGGGTGGGCGAGATCTTCACCTACGCTGCCCTGAGCAACGAGAAGACGG gCTTCCCCTCGAAGCTCCGCACCCGCGCCGAGCTGGTGAAGTTCGTCACCATGATCATCTTCTGCTGCTCCGCGCGGCATGCTGCCGTCAACAGCGGCCAG tatgACTACGCTGCCTGGATGCCCAACACGCCGGGGACACTGCGGCGGCCACCACCGAGGACGAAGGAGGAGGCCACCGccgagctgctgctggggaccctCCCGTCCCCCAGTGCCACCGGCgccctcctggccctgctcagCGTCGTCAGCTACGAGGGCGGGGAGCAG CGCCCGCTGGGCTCCCGCCCCCAGGAGCTCCTCaccggggcagccccccagcagctcctggagaCCTTCCGGCGCCGCTTGGCCGCCATCTCCCGCCGCATCCGCCGCCGCAACGCGGGGCTGGCGCTGCCGTACCCCTACCTGGACCCCGCCTGTGTCCAGGAGAGCGTCTCCATCTGA